Proteins from a genomic interval of Gadus macrocephalus chromosome 2, ASM3116895v1:
- the elavl3 gene encoding ELAV-like protein 3 isoform X11 — protein MVTQIISTMETQVSNGPSGTSLPNGPVISTNGATDDSKTNLIVNYLPQNMTQEEFKSLFGSIGEIESCKLVRDKITGADHLSISTTHGQSLGYGFVNYVDPNDADKAINTLNGLKLQTKTIKVSYARPSSASIRDANLYVSGLPKTMSQKDMEQLFSQYGRIITSRILVDQVTAGISRGVGFIRFDKRNEAEEAIKGLNGQKPLGAAEPITVKFANNPSQKTGQALLTQLYQTAARRYTGPLHHQTQRFSSPSLLPRFSPITIDSMTSLAGVNLTGPTGAGWCIFVYNLSPEADESVLWQLFGPFGAVTNVKVIRDFTTNKCKGFGFVTMTNYDEAAMAIASLNGYRLGDRVLQVSFKTSKQHKA, from the exons ATGGTTACT CAGATAATCAGCACCATGGAAACCCAGGTGTCCAACGGTCCGAGCGGAACTAGCCTACCCAATGGGCCAGTCATCAGCACCAACGGTGCTACGGATGACAGCAAAACCAACCTGATTGTCAACTATCTGCCCCAGAACATGACCCAGGAGGAGTTCAAGAGTCTGTTTGGCAGCATCGGTGAAATCGAGTCCTGCAAACTAGTCAGAGACAAGATAACAGGTGCCGATCACTTGAGCATTTCAACAACTCATG GACAGAGTTTGGGCTACGGATTTGTCAACTACGTGGACCCCAACGATGCGGACAAGGCCATAAACACATTAAATGGTCTCAAACTGCAGACCAAAACAATAAAG GTTTCATATGCCCGGCCGAGCTCGGCTTCCATCCGTGACGCCAACCTCTACGTCAGTGGCCTCCCAAAGACCATGAGCCAGAAGGACATGGAACAGCTCTTCTCCCAGTATGGACGCATCATCACATCCCGCATTCTCGTGGACCAAGTCACAG CAGGCATATCGCGGGGAGTAGGTTTCATCCGGTTCGACAAACGGAACGAGGCGGAGGAGGCCATCAAGGGGCTGAACGGGCAGAAACCCCTGGGTGCGGCGGAGCCCATCACCGTCAAGTTCGCCAACAACCCTAGTCAGAAGACGGGCCAGGCCCTGCTGACCCAGCTGTACCAGACGGCCGCACGCCGCTACACggggcccctccaccaccagacccagcgATTCAG ttctccttctctccttcccagATTCTCCCCCATCACCATTGACAGCATGACCAGCCTGGCGGGGGTCAACCTCACAGGGCCCACCGGCGCCGGCTGGTGCATCTTCGTGTACAACCTGTCCCCAGAGGCGGACGAGAGCGTGCTGTGGCAGCTCTTTGGGCCCTTCGGTGCCGTCACTAACGTCAAGGTCATCCGTGACTTTACCACCAACAAGTGTAAGGGCTTCGGCTTTGTCACTATGACCAATTACGACGAGGCGGCCATGGCCATCGCTAGCTTGAACGGCTACCGCCTGGGCGACCGCGTGCTGCAGGTGTCTTTCAAGACCAGCAAGCAGCACAAGGCCTGA
- the elavl3 gene encoding ELAV-like protein 3 isoform X4, whose product MVTQIISTMETQVSNGPSGTSLPNGPVISTNGATDDSKTNLIVNYLPQNMTQEEFKSLFGSIGEIESCKLVRDKITGADHLSISTTHGQSLGYGFVNYVDPNDADKAINTLNGLKLQTKTIKVSYARPSSASIRDANLYVSGLPKTMSQKDMEQLFSQYGRIITSRILVDQVTAGISRGVGFIRFDKRNEAEEAIKGLNGQKPLGAAEPITVKFANNPSQKTGQALLTQLYQTAARRYTGPLHHQTQRFSIIPPFGKGPDPNNSTKPILDNLLNASYGVKRFSPITIDSMTSLAGVNLTGPTGAGWCIFVYNLSPEADESVLWQLFGPFGAVTNVKVIRDFTTNKCKGFGFVTMTNYDEAAMAIASLNGYRLGDRVLQVSFKTSKQHKA is encoded by the exons ATGGTTACT CAGATAATCAGCACCATGGAAACCCAGGTGTCCAACGGTCCGAGCGGAACTAGCCTACCCAATGGGCCAGTCATCAGCACCAACGGTGCTACGGATGACAGCAAAACCAACCTGATTGTCAACTATCTGCCCCAGAACATGACCCAGGAGGAGTTCAAGAGTCTGTTTGGCAGCATCGGTGAAATCGAGTCCTGCAAACTAGTCAGAGACAAGATAACAGGTGCCGATCACTTGAGCATTTCAACAACTCATG GACAGAGTTTGGGCTACGGATTTGTCAACTACGTGGACCCCAACGATGCGGACAAGGCCATAAACACATTAAATGGTCTCAAACTGCAGACCAAAACAATAAAG GTTTCATATGCCCGGCCGAGCTCGGCTTCCATCCGTGACGCCAACCTCTACGTCAGTGGCCTCCCAAAGACCATGAGCCAGAAGGACATGGAACAGCTCTTCTCCCAGTATGGACGCATCATCACATCCCGCATTCTCGTGGACCAAGTCACAG CAGGCATATCGCGGGGAGTAGGTTTCATCCGGTTCGACAAACGGAACGAGGCGGAGGAGGCCATCAAGGGGCTGAACGGGCAGAAACCCCTGGGTGCGGCGGAGCCCATCACCGTCAAGTTCGCCAACAACCCTAGTCAGAAGACGGGCCAGGCCCTGCTGACCCAGCTGTACCAGACGGCCGCACGCCGCTACACggggcccctccaccaccagacccagcgATTCAG CATCATCCCTCCATTTGGAAAGGGACCAGATCCAAATAACAGCACAAAACCAAT ACTCGACAATTTACTAAACGCCAGCTACGGAGTCAAGAG ATTCTCCCCCATCACCATTGACAGCATGACCAGCCTGGCGGGGGTCAACCTCACAGGGCCCACCGGCGCCGGCTGGTGCATCTTCGTGTACAACCTGTCCCCAGAGGCGGACGAGAGCGTGCTGTGGCAGCTCTTTGGGCCCTTCGGTGCCGTCACTAACGTCAAGGTCATCCGTGACTTTACCACCAACAAGTGTAAGGGCTTCGGCTTTGTCACTATGACCAATTACGACGAGGCGGCCATGGCCATCGCTAGCTTGAACGGCTACCGCCTGGGCGACCGCGTGCTGCAGGTGTCTTTCAAGACCAGCAAGCAGCACAAGGCCTGA
- the elavl3 gene encoding ELAV-like protein 3 isoform X16: protein MVTQIISTMETQVSNGPSGTSLPNGPVISTNGATDDSKTNLIVNYLPQNMTQEEFKSLFGSIGEIESCKLVRDKITGADHLSISTTHGQSLGYGFVNYVDPNDADKAINTLNGLKLQTKTIKVSYARPSSASIRDANLYVSGLPKTMSQKDMEQLFSQYGRIITSRILVDQVTGISRGVGFIRFDKRNEAEEAIKGLNGQKPLGAAEPITVKFANNPSQKTGQALLTQLYQTAARRYTGPLHHQTQRFRFSPITIDSMTSLAGVNLTGPTGAGWCIFVYNLSPEADESVLWQLFGPFGAVTNVKVIRDFTTNKCKGFGFVTMTNYDEAAMAIASLNGYRLGDRVLQVSFKTSKQHKA from the exons ATGGTTACT CAGATAATCAGCACCATGGAAACCCAGGTGTCCAACGGTCCGAGCGGAACTAGCCTACCCAATGGGCCAGTCATCAGCACCAACGGTGCTACGGATGACAGCAAAACCAACCTGATTGTCAACTATCTGCCCCAGAACATGACCCAGGAGGAGTTCAAGAGTCTGTTTGGCAGCATCGGTGAAATCGAGTCCTGCAAACTAGTCAGAGACAAGATAACAGGTGCCGATCACTTGAGCATTTCAACAACTCATG GACAGAGTTTGGGCTACGGATTTGTCAACTACGTGGACCCCAACGATGCGGACAAGGCCATAAACACATTAAATGGTCTCAAACTGCAGACCAAAACAATAAAG GTTTCATATGCCCGGCCGAGCTCGGCTTCCATCCGTGACGCCAACCTCTACGTCAGTGGCCTCCCAAAGACCATGAGCCAGAAGGACATGGAACAGCTCTTCTCCCAGTATGGACGCATCATCACATCCCGCATTCTCGTGGACCAAGTCACAG GCATATCGCGGGGAGTAGGTTTCATCCGGTTCGACAAACGGAACGAGGCGGAGGAGGCCATCAAGGGGCTGAACGGGCAGAAACCCCTGGGTGCGGCGGAGCCCATCACCGTCAAGTTCGCCAACAACCCTAGTCAGAAGACGGGCCAGGCCCTGCTGACCCAGCTGTACCAGACGGCCGCACGCCGCTACACggggcccctccaccaccagacccagcgATTCAG ATTCTCCCCCATCACCATTGACAGCATGACCAGCCTGGCGGGGGTCAACCTCACAGGGCCCACCGGCGCCGGCTGGTGCATCTTCGTGTACAACCTGTCCCCAGAGGCGGACGAGAGCGTGCTGTGGCAGCTCTTTGGGCCCTTCGGTGCCGTCACTAACGTCAAGGTCATCCGTGACTTTACCACCAACAAGTGTAAGGGCTTCGGCTTTGTCACTATGACCAATTACGACGAGGCGGCCATGGCCATCGCTAGCTTGAACGGCTACCGCCTGGGCGACCGCGTGCTGCAGGTGTCTTTCAAGACCAGCAAGCAGCACAAGGCCTGA
- the elavl3 gene encoding ELAV-like protein 3 isoform X18: MVTIISTMETQVSNGPSGTSLPNGPVISTNGATDDSKTNLIVNYLPQNMTQEEFKSLFGSIGEIESCKLVRDKITGQSLGYGFVNYVDPNDADKAINTLNGLKLQTKTIKVSYARPSSASIRDANLYVSGLPKTMSQKDMEQLFSQYGRIITSRILVDQVTGISRGVGFIRFDKRNEAEEAIKGLNGQKPLGAAEPITVKFANNPSQKTGQALLTQLYQTAARRYTGPLHHQTQRFRFSPITIDSMTSLAGVNLTGPTGAGWCIFVYNLSPEADESVLWQLFGPFGAVTNVKVIRDFTTNKCKGFGFVTMTNYDEAAMAIASLNGYRLGDRVLQVSFKTSKQHKA, translated from the exons ATGGTTACT ATAATCAGCACCATGGAAACCCAGGTGTCCAACGGTCCGAGCGGAACTAGCCTACCCAATGGGCCAGTCATCAGCACCAACGGTGCTACGGATGACAGCAAAACCAACCTGATTGTCAACTATCTGCCCCAGAACATGACCCAGGAGGAGTTCAAGAGTCTGTTTGGCAGCATCGGTGAAATCGAGTCCTGCAAACTAGTCAGAGACAAGATAACAG GACAGAGTTTGGGCTACGGATTTGTCAACTACGTGGACCCCAACGATGCGGACAAGGCCATAAACACATTAAATGGTCTCAAACTGCAGACCAAAACAATAAAG GTTTCATATGCCCGGCCGAGCTCGGCTTCCATCCGTGACGCCAACCTCTACGTCAGTGGCCTCCCAAAGACCATGAGCCAGAAGGACATGGAACAGCTCTTCTCCCAGTATGGACGCATCATCACATCCCGCATTCTCGTGGACCAAGTCACAG GCATATCGCGGGGAGTAGGTTTCATCCGGTTCGACAAACGGAACGAGGCGGAGGAGGCCATCAAGGGGCTGAACGGGCAGAAACCCCTGGGTGCGGCGGAGCCCATCACCGTCAAGTTCGCCAACAACCCTAGTCAGAAGACGGGCCAGGCCCTGCTGACCCAGCTGTACCAGACGGCCGCACGCCGCTACACggggcccctccaccaccagacccagcgATTCAG ATTCTCCCCCATCACCATTGACAGCATGACCAGCCTGGCGGGGGTCAACCTCACAGGGCCCACCGGCGCCGGCTGGTGCATCTTCGTGTACAACCTGTCCCCAGAGGCGGACGAGAGCGTGCTGTGGCAGCTCTTTGGGCCCTTCGGTGCCGTCACTAACGTCAAGGTCATCCGTGACTTTACCACCAACAAGTGTAAGGGCTTCGGCTTTGTCACTATGACCAATTACGACGAGGCGGCCATGGCCATCGCTAGCTTGAACGGCTACCGCCTGGGCGACCGCGTGCTGCAGGTGTCTTTCAAGACCAGCAAGCAGCACAAGGCCTGA
- the elavl3 gene encoding ELAV-like protein 3 isoform X13, whose product MVTIISTMETQVSNGPSGTSLPNGPVISTNGATDDSKTNLIVNYLPQNMTQEEFKSLFGSIGEIESCKLVRDKITGQSLGYGFVNYVDPNDADKAINTLNGLKLQTKTIKVSYARPSSASIRDANLYVSGLPKTMSQKDMEQLFSQYGRIITSRILVDQVTAGISRGVGFIRFDKRNEAEEAIKGLNGQKPLGAAEPITVKFANNPSQKTGQALLTQLYQTAARRYTGPLHHQTQRFRLDNLLNASYGVKRFSPITIDSMTSLAGVNLTGPTGAGWCIFVYNLSPEADESVLWQLFGPFGAVTNVKVIRDFTTNKCKGFGFVTMTNYDEAAMAIASLNGYRLGDRVLQVSFKTSKQHKA is encoded by the exons ATGGTTACT ATAATCAGCACCATGGAAACCCAGGTGTCCAACGGTCCGAGCGGAACTAGCCTACCCAATGGGCCAGTCATCAGCACCAACGGTGCTACGGATGACAGCAAAACCAACCTGATTGTCAACTATCTGCCCCAGAACATGACCCAGGAGGAGTTCAAGAGTCTGTTTGGCAGCATCGGTGAAATCGAGTCCTGCAAACTAGTCAGAGACAAGATAACAG GACAGAGTTTGGGCTACGGATTTGTCAACTACGTGGACCCCAACGATGCGGACAAGGCCATAAACACATTAAATGGTCTCAAACTGCAGACCAAAACAATAAAG GTTTCATATGCCCGGCCGAGCTCGGCTTCCATCCGTGACGCCAACCTCTACGTCAGTGGCCTCCCAAAGACCATGAGCCAGAAGGACATGGAACAGCTCTTCTCCCAGTATGGACGCATCATCACATCCCGCATTCTCGTGGACCAAGTCACAG CAGGCATATCGCGGGGAGTAGGTTTCATCCGGTTCGACAAACGGAACGAGGCGGAGGAGGCCATCAAGGGGCTGAACGGGCAGAAACCCCTGGGTGCGGCGGAGCCCATCACCGTCAAGTTCGCCAACAACCCTAGTCAGAAGACGGGCCAGGCCCTGCTGACCCAGCTGTACCAGACGGCCGCACGCCGCTACACggggcccctccaccaccagacccagcgATTCAG ACTCGACAATTTACTAAACGCCAGCTACGGAGTCAAGAG ATTCTCCCCCATCACCATTGACAGCATGACCAGCCTGGCGGGGGTCAACCTCACAGGGCCCACCGGCGCCGGCTGGTGCATCTTCGTGTACAACCTGTCCCCAGAGGCGGACGAGAGCGTGCTGTGGCAGCTCTTTGGGCCCTTCGGTGCCGTCACTAACGTCAAGGTCATCCGTGACTTTACCACCAACAAGTGTAAGGGCTTCGGCTTTGTCACTATGACCAATTACGACGAGGCGGCCATGGCCATCGCTAGCTTGAACGGCTACCGCCTGGGCGACCGCGTGCTGCAGGTGTCTTTCAAGACCAGCAAGCAGCACAAGGCCTGA
- the elavl3 gene encoding ELAV-like protein 3 isoform X9, protein MVTIISTMETQVSNGPSGTSLPNGPVISTNGATDDSKTNLIVNYLPQNMTQEEFKSLFGSIGEIESCKLVRDKITGQSLGYGFVNYVDPNDADKAINTLNGLKLQTKTIKVSYARPSSASIRDANLYVSGLPKTMSQKDMEQLFSQYGRIITSRILVDQVTAGISRGVGFIRFDKRNEAEEAIKGLNGQKPLGAAEPITVKFANNPSQKTGQALLTQLYQTAARRYTGPLHHQTQRFRLDNLLNASYGVKSSPSLLPRFSPITIDSMTSLAGVNLTGPTGAGWCIFVYNLSPEADESVLWQLFGPFGAVTNVKVIRDFTTNKCKGFGFVTMTNYDEAAMAIASLNGYRLGDRVLQVSFKTSKQHKA, encoded by the exons ATGGTTACT ATAATCAGCACCATGGAAACCCAGGTGTCCAACGGTCCGAGCGGAACTAGCCTACCCAATGGGCCAGTCATCAGCACCAACGGTGCTACGGATGACAGCAAAACCAACCTGATTGTCAACTATCTGCCCCAGAACATGACCCAGGAGGAGTTCAAGAGTCTGTTTGGCAGCATCGGTGAAATCGAGTCCTGCAAACTAGTCAGAGACAAGATAACAG GACAGAGTTTGGGCTACGGATTTGTCAACTACGTGGACCCCAACGATGCGGACAAGGCCATAAACACATTAAATGGTCTCAAACTGCAGACCAAAACAATAAAG GTTTCATATGCCCGGCCGAGCTCGGCTTCCATCCGTGACGCCAACCTCTACGTCAGTGGCCTCCCAAAGACCATGAGCCAGAAGGACATGGAACAGCTCTTCTCCCAGTATGGACGCATCATCACATCCCGCATTCTCGTGGACCAAGTCACAG CAGGCATATCGCGGGGAGTAGGTTTCATCCGGTTCGACAAACGGAACGAGGCGGAGGAGGCCATCAAGGGGCTGAACGGGCAGAAACCCCTGGGTGCGGCGGAGCCCATCACCGTCAAGTTCGCCAACAACCCTAGTCAGAAGACGGGCCAGGCCCTGCTGACCCAGCTGTACCAGACGGCCGCACGCCGCTACACggggcccctccaccaccagacccagcgATTCAG ACTCGACAATTTACTAAACGCCAGCTACGGAGTCAAGAG ttctccttctctccttcccagATTCTCCCCCATCACCATTGACAGCATGACCAGCCTGGCGGGGGTCAACCTCACAGGGCCCACCGGCGCCGGCTGGTGCATCTTCGTGTACAACCTGTCCCCAGAGGCGGACGAGAGCGTGCTGTGGCAGCTCTTTGGGCCCTTCGGTGCCGTCACTAACGTCAAGGTCATCCGTGACTTTACCACCAACAAGTGTAAGGGCTTCGGCTTTGTCACTATGACCAATTACGACGAGGCGGCCATGGCCATCGCTAGCTTGAACGGCTACCGCCTGGGCGACCGCGTGCTGCAGGTGTCTTTCAAGACCAGCAAGCAGCACAAGGCCTGA
- the elavl3 gene encoding ELAV-like protein 3 isoform X2: MVTIISTMETQVSNGPSGTSLPNGPVISTNGATDDSKTNLIVNYLPQNMTQEEFKSLFGSIGEIESCKLVRDKITGADHLSISTTHGQSLGYGFVNYVDPNDADKAINTLNGLKLQTKTIKVSYARPSSASIRDANLYVSGLPKTMSQKDMEQLFSQYGRIITSRILVDQVTAGISRGVGFIRFDKRNEAEEAIKGLNGQKPLGAAEPITVKFANNPSQKTGQALLTQLYQTAARRYTGPLHHQTQRFSIIPPFGKGPDPNNSTKPILDNLLNASYGVKSSPSLLPRFSPITIDSMTSLAGVNLTGPTGAGWCIFVYNLSPEADESVLWQLFGPFGAVTNVKVIRDFTTNKCKGFGFVTMTNYDEAAMAIASLNGYRLGDRVLQVSFKTSKQHKA; this comes from the exons ATGGTTACT ATAATCAGCACCATGGAAACCCAGGTGTCCAACGGTCCGAGCGGAACTAGCCTACCCAATGGGCCAGTCATCAGCACCAACGGTGCTACGGATGACAGCAAAACCAACCTGATTGTCAACTATCTGCCCCAGAACATGACCCAGGAGGAGTTCAAGAGTCTGTTTGGCAGCATCGGTGAAATCGAGTCCTGCAAACTAGTCAGAGACAAGATAACAGGTGCCGATCACTTGAGCATTTCAACAACTCATG GACAGAGTTTGGGCTACGGATTTGTCAACTACGTGGACCCCAACGATGCGGACAAGGCCATAAACACATTAAATGGTCTCAAACTGCAGACCAAAACAATAAAG GTTTCATATGCCCGGCCGAGCTCGGCTTCCATCCGTGACGCCAACCTCTACGTCAGTGGCCTCCCAAAGACCATGAGCCAGAAGGACATGGAACAGCTCTTCTCCCAGTATGGACGCATCATCACATCCCGCATTCTCGTGGACCAAGTCACAG CAGGCATATCGCGGGGAGTAGGTTTCATCCGGTTCGACAAACGGAACGAGGCGGAGGAGGCCATCAAGGGGCTGAACGGGCAGAAACCCCTGGGTGCGGCGGAGCCCATCACCGTCAAGTTCGCCAACAACCCTAGTCAGAAGACGGGCCAGGCCCTGCTGACCCAGCTGTACCAGACGGCCGCACGCCGCTACACggggcccctccaccaccagacccagcgATTCAG CATCATCCCTCCATTTGGAAAGGGACCAGATCCAAATAACAGCACAAAACCAAT ACTCGACAATTTACTAAACGCCAGCTACGGAGTCAAGAG ttctccttctctccttcccagATTCTCCCCCATCACCATTGACAGCATGACCAGCCTGGCGGGGGTCAACCTCACAGGGCCCACCGGCGCCGGCTGGTGCATCTTCGTGTACAACCTGTCCCCAGAGGCGGACGAGAGCGTGCTGTGGCAGCTCTTTGGGCCCTTCGGTGCCGTCACTAACGTCAAGGTCATCCGTGACTTTACCACCAACAAGTGTAAGGGCTTCGGCTTTGTCACTATGACCAATTACGACGAGGCGGCCATGGCCATCGCTAGCTTGAACGGCTACCGCCTGGGCGACCGCGTGCTGCAGGTGTCTTTCAAGACCAGCAAGCAGCACAAGGCCTGA
- the elavl3 gene encoding ELAV-like protein 3 isoform X1, whose translation MVTQIISTMETQVSNGPSGTSLPNGPVISTNGATDDSKTNLIVNYLPQNMTQEEFKSLFGSIGEIESCKLVRDKITGADHLSISTTHGQSLGYGFVNYVDPNDADKAINTLNGLKLQTKTIKVSYARPSSASIRDANLYVSGLPKTMSQKDMEQLFSQYGRIITSRILVDQVTAGISRGVGFIRFDKRNEAEEAIKGLNGQKPLGAAEPITVKFANNPSQKTGQALLTQLYQTAARRYTGPLHHQTQRFSIIPPFGKGPDPNNSTKPILDNLLNASYGVKSSPSLLPRFSPITIDSMTSLAGVNLTGPTGAGWCIFVYNLSPEADESVLWQLFGPFGAVTNVKVIRDFTTNKCKGFGFVTMTNYDEAAMAIASLNGYRLGDRVLQVSFKTSKQHKA comes from the exons ATGGTTACT CAGATAATCAGCACCATGGAAACCCAGGTGTCCAACGGTCCGAGCGGAACTAGCCTACCCAATGGGCCAGTCATCAGCACCAACGGTGCTACGGATGACAGCAAAACCAACCTGATTGTCAACTATCTGCCCCAGAACATGACCCAGGAGGAGTTCAAGAGTCTGTTTGGCAGCATCGGTGAAATCGAGTCCTGCAAACTAGTCAGAGACAAGATAACAGGTGCCGATCACTTGAGCATTTCAACAACTCATG GACAGAGTTTGGGCTACGGATTTGTCAACTACGTGGACCCCAACGATGCGGACAAGGCCATAAACACATTAAATGGTCTCAAACTGCAGACCAAAACAATAAAG GTTTCATATGCCCGGCCGAGCTCGGCTTCCATCCGTGACGCCAACCTCTACGTCAGTGGCCTCCCAAAGACCATGAGCCAGAAGGACATGGAACAGCTCTTCTCCCAGTATGGACGCATCATCACATCCCGCATTCTCGTGGACCAAGTCACAG CAGGCATATCGCGGGGAGTAGGTTTCATCCGGTTCGACAAACGGAACGAGGCGGAGGAGGCCATCAAGGGGCTGAACGGGCAGAAACCCCTGGGTGCGGCGGAGCCCATCACCGTCAAGTTCGCCAACAACCCTAGTCAGAAGACGGGCCAGGCCCTGCTGACCCAGCTGTACCAGACGGCCGCACGCCGCTACACggggcccctccaccaccagacccagcgATTCAG CATCATCCCTCCATTTGGAAAGGGACCAGATCCAAATAACAGCACAAAACCAAT ACTCGACAATTTACTAAACGCCAGCTACGGAGTCAAGAG ttctccttctctccttcccagATTCTCCCCCATCACCATTGACAGCATGACCAGCCTGGCGGGGGTCAACCTCACAGGGCCCACCGGCGCCGGCTGGTGCATCTTCGTGTACAACCTGTCCCCAGAGGCGGACGAGAGCGTGCTGTGGCAGCTCTTTGGGCCCTTCGGTGCCGTCACTAACGTCAAGGTCATCCGTGACTTTACCACCAACAAGTGTAAGGGCTTCGGCTTTGTCACTATGACCAATTACGACGAGGCGGCCATGGCCATCGCTAGCTTGAACGGCTACCGCCTGGGCGACCGCGTGCTGCAGGTGTCTTTCAAGACCAGCAAGCAGCACAAGGCCTGA
- the elavl3 gene encoding ELAV-like protein 3 isoform X3, with protein sequence MVTQIISTMETQVSNGPSGTSLPNGPVISTNGATDDSKTNLIVNYLPQNMTQEEFKSLFGSIGEIESCKLVRDKITGADHLSISTTHGQSLGYGFVNYVDPNDADKAINTLNGLKLQTKTIKVSYARPSSASIRDANLYVSGLPKTMSQKDMEQLFSQYGRIITSRILVDQVTGISRGVGFIRFDKRNEAEEAIKGLNGQKPLGAAEPITVKFANNPSQKTGQALLTQLYQTAARRYTGPLHHQTQRFSIIPPFGKGPDPNNSTKPILDNLLNASYGVKSSPSLLPRFSPITIDSMTSLAGVNLTGPTGAGWCIFVYNLSPEADESVLWQLFGPFGAVTNVKVIRDFTTNKCKGFGFVTMTNYDEAAMAIASLNGYRLGDRVLQVSFKTSKQHKA encoded by the exons ATGGTTACT CAGATAATCAGCACCATGGAAACCCAGGTGTCCAACGGTCCGAGCGGAACTAGCCTACCCAATGGGCCAGTCATCAGCACCAACGGTGCTACGGATGACAGCAAAACCAACCTGATTGTCAACTATCTGCCCCAGAACATGACCCAGGAGGAGTTCAAGAGTCTGTTTGGCAGCATCGGTGAAATCGAGTCCTGCAAACTAGTCAGAGACAAGATAACAGGTGCCGATCACTTGAGCATTTCAACAACTCATG GACAGAGTTTGGGCTACGGATTTGTCAACTACGTGGACCCCAACGATGCGGACAAGGCCATAAACACATTAAATGGTCTCAAACTGCAGACCAAAACAATAAAG GTTTCATATGCCCGGCCGAGCTCGGCTTCCATCCGTGACGCCAACCTCTACGTCAGTGGCCTCCCAAAGACCATGAGCCAGAAGGACATGGAACAGCTCTTCTCCCAGTATGGACGCATCATCACATCCCGCATTCTCGTGGACCAAGTCACAG GCATATCGCGGGGAGTAGGTTTCATCCGGTTCGACAAACGGAACGAGGCGGAGGAGGCCATCAAGGGGCTGAACGGGCAGAAACCCCTGGGTGCGGCGGAGCCCATCACCGTCAAGTTCGCCAACAACCCTAGTCAGAAGACGGGCCAGGCCCTGCTGACCCAGCTGTACCAGACGGCCGCACGCCGCTACACggggcccctccaccaccagacccagcgATTCAG CATCATCCCTCCATTTGGAAAGGGACCAGATCCAAATAACAGCACAAAACCAAT ACTCGACAATTTACTAAACGCCAGCTACGGAGTCAAGAG ttctccttctctccttcccagATTCTCCCCCATCACCATTGACAGCATGACCAGCCTGGCGGGGGTCAACCTCACAGGGCCCACCGGCGCCGGCTGGTGCATCTTCGTGTACAACCTGTCCCCAGAGGCGGACGAGAGCGTGCTGTGGCAGCTCTTTGGGCCCTTCGGTGCCGTCACTAACGTCAAGGTCATCCGTGACTTTACCACCAACAAGTGTAAGGGCTTCGGCTTTGTCACTATGACCAATTACGACGAGGCGGCCATGGCCATCGCTAGCTTGAACGGCTACCGCCTGGGCGACCGCGTGCTGCAGGTGTCTTTCAAGACCAGCAAGCAGCACAAGGCCTGA